A window of Staphylococcus sp. 17KM0847 contains these coding sequences:
- the recG gene encoding ATP-dependent DNA helicase RecG, protein MTKIALIDNPYELKDIKGLGPKRLAILNEMNIYTVQDLVLYLPSRYEDNTLVDLTQADDGAVVTVCGEVYATPVVAFLGRNRSKLTMHMMIDGIAVKVIFFNQHYLKNKVHLHDTVVIKGKWSRSKQEINGQKMLTDPSQLSDAQFIPIYRVKEGLKQKPLRDMIQHTLQDVTIHEWLPQDLRDKYKLETLHDTIHALHEAQNRQAILKARRTFAFTEFFMFELRMQWLNRLEKSSDEAVEVDYDIKRVKAFIAALPFELTDGQKQSINEIFRDLKAPIRMHRLLQGDVGSGKTVVAAVCMYALKTAGYQSALMVPTEILAEQHAESLGKLFGERMNIALLTGSVKGNARKYLLEQLAAGEIDCLVGTHALIQDDVTFKDVGLVITDEQHRFGVQQRQKLREKGALTNVLFMTATPIPRTLAISVFGEMDVSSIKSMPKGRKPIITHWVKHEGYEQVLKQMEAELHKGRQAYVISPLIESSEHLEDVQNVIALYENLQMQLPNYRIGILHGKMHTDEKDDVMQRFSTHALDVLVSTTVVEVGVNVPNATFMMIYDADRFGLSTLHQLRGRVGRSDHQSYCVLIASPKTETGIERMTIMTQTTDGFELSERDLEMRGPGDFFGVKQSGLPDFLVANLVEDYRMLEVARDEAAEMIQSGRFFTEAFAQLRHFIERNMLHQSFD, encoded by the coding sequence ATGACGAAAATAGCACTTATCGATAACCCTTATGAATTAAAAGACATTAAAGGGCTTGGACCTAAGCGGCTAGCTATTTTAAATGAAATGAATATCTATACAGTGCAAGACCTTGTTCTCTATTTGCCATCACGTTATGAAGACAATACACTTGTGGATTTAACACAAGCAGATGATGGAGCTGTGGTGACAGTTTGCGGTGAAGTTTATGCAACACCCGTTGTTGCATTTTTAGGGCGTAATCGATCGAAACTCACAATGCATATGATGATAGACGGTATTGCAGTCAAAGTCATCTTTTTTAATCAACATTATTTGAAGAACAAGGTACATCTTCATGATACTGTGGTCATCAAAGGAAAGTGGTCAAGGTCTAAACAAGAAATCAATGGTCAAAAGATGTTGACGGATCCTTCTCAACTTTCTGATGCGCAATTTATACCTATTTATCGTGTGAAAGAAGGCTTGAAGCAAAAGCCATTACGAGATATGATTCAACATACATTACAAGATGTTACGATTCATGAATGGTTACCTCAAGATTTAAGAGATAAATACAAGTTAGAAACACTTCATGATACGATACATGCACTACATGAGGCTCAAAATCGTCAAGCTATTTTAAAAGCACGACGTACGTTTGCGTTTACAGAATTTTTTATGTTCGAATTACGGATGCAGTGGTTGAATCGGCTAGAGAAAAGTTCAGATGAGGCGGTAGAAGTTGACTATGATATTAAACGAGTTAAAGCATTTATTGCAGCGTTGCCTTTTGAACTAACAGATGGTCAGAAACAAAGCATCAATGAAATATTTCGAGATTTAAAAGCGCCTATCCGTATGCATCGCCTTTTGCAAGGAGATGTAGGATCTGGAAAAACAGTTGTTGCTGCAGTGTGTATGTATGCACTTAAAACAGCAGGATACCAATCTGCTTTGATGGTGCCGACGGAGATTTTGGCAGAGCAACATGCTGAAAGTTTAGGGAAGCTCTTTGGAGAACGTATGAATATTGCATTGTTGACAGGTTCAGTCAAAGGCAATGCACGCAAATATTTACTCGAACAGTTAGCGGCTGGTGAAATTGATTGTTTAGTTGGAACACATGCCTTGATTCAAGATGATGTAACATTTAAAGATGTAGGTCTCGTAATTACGGATGAACAGCATCGTTTTGGGGTACAGCAACGACAAAAGTTGCGAGAAAAGGGTGCACTAACGAATGTACTTTTTATGACAGCAACACCGATTCCGCGTACGTTAGCTATTTCAGTATTTGGTGAGATGGATGTTTCTTCCATCAAAAGTATGCCAAAAGGGCGGAAACCGATTATCACGCATTGGGTTAAACATGAAGGATATGAACAGGTACTGAAACAGATGGAAGCAGAGTTACACAAAGGGCGTCAAGCTTATGTGATTTCTCCGTTGATTGAGAGTTCAGAGCATTTGGAAGACGTACAAAATGTCATTGCACTTTATGAAAATTTACAAATGCAGTTGCCTAATTATCGCATAGGTATTTTACACGGTAAGATGCATACTGATGAAAAAGATGATGTCATGCAACGTTTCAGTACACATGCGCTTGATGTGCTTGTTTCTACAACTGTGGTTGAGGTAGGGGTCAATGTACCGAATGCGACGTTTATGATGATTTATGATGCAGATCGTTTTGGGTTATCGACTTTACATCAATTGCGTGGACGTGTTGGACGAAGCGATCATCAAAGCTACTGTGTTTTAATTGCCTCACCTAAAACGGAAACAGGTATTGAGCGCATGACGATTATGACACAAACGACAGATGGTTTTGAGTTGAGTGAGCGAGATCTAGAAATGCGAGGTCCCGGTGACTTTTTTGGTGTAAAACAAAGTGGTCTGCCAGACTTTTTGGTGGCTAATCTTGTTGAGGATTATCGCATGCTTGAAGTTGCAAGGGATGAAGCAGCAGAAATGATTCAATCTGGTCGCTTTTTTACAGAGGCGTTTGCACAGCTAAGACATTTTATAGAACGCAATATGTTGCACCAAAGCTTTGATTAG
- the plsX gene encoding phosphate acyltransferase PlsX: protein MVKLAVDMMGGDDAPQIVLEAVERAVNDFEDLEIILFGDEAKCTVKHPRIEFRHTTEMITMEDEPVRAIKRKKESSMVRMAKAVKDGEAQGCVSAGNTGALMSAGLFIVGRLPGIARPALVVTLPTVSGKGVVFLDVGANADAKAEHLYQNAVLGHVYAMKLRGIDQPKVALLNIGTEAQKGNSLTKATYDLMSKSTQFNFVGNIEAKSIMEDEADVIVTDGYTGNMILKNLEGVAKSFGKIIKNDLLSNLKNKLALLVMKKDIKGIAKQLDYSEYGGSVLLGLGGIVVKAHGSSNAKAFYSAIRQAKIACETQIVENMREMVGEENE, encoded by the coding sequence ATGGTAAAATTAGCCGTAGATATGATGGGCGGAGATGACGCACCTCAAATTGTGCTGGAGGCAGTAGAGCGTGCAGTTAATGATTTTGAAGACTTAGAAATCATTTTATTTGGGGATGAAGCAAAGTGTACCGTAAAACACCCACGTATTGAGTTTCGTCATACGACAGAAATGATCACAATGGAAGATGAGCCAGTTCGTGCAATTAAGCGAAAAAAAGAGAGCTCTATGGTTCGTATGGCAAAAGCTGTAAAAGATGGTGAAGCACAAGGATGTGTATCAGCAGGTAACACAGGTGCTTTAATGTCTGCGGGCTTGTTTATTGTAGGGCGTTTGCCTGGTATTGCAAGACCTGCACTTGTTGTGACATTACCTACAGTAAGTGGTAAAGGTGTTGTTTTCTTAGATGTAGGTGCTAATGCAGATGCCAAAGCAGAACATTTATACCAAAATGCGGTATTAGGGCATGTTTATGCGATGAAGTTAAGAGGGATTGATCAACCTAAAGTGGCACTGTTAAATATTGGAACAGAAGCACAAAAAGGGAACAGTCTCACAAAAGCAACTTATGATTTAATGTCAAAATCAACACAATTTAACTTTGTAGGTAATATTGAAGCAAAGTCTATCATGGAAGATGAAGCAGATGTCATTGTTACAGATGGTTACACGGGTAATATGATTTTGAAAAACTTAGAAGGTGTGGCAAAATCTTTCGGTAAAATTATCAAAAATGACCTGCTTTCTAACTTGAAAAATAAATTGGCATTACTTGTGATGAAAAAAGATATTAAAGGTATTGCCAAGCAATTGGACTATTCTGAGTACGGAGGTTCAGTGTTACTTGGGTTAGGAGGTATTGTTGTTAAAGCGCACGGTAGCTCTAATGCCAAAGCTTTTTATTCAGCAATACGTCAAGCTAAGATTGCATGTGAAACACAAATTGTAGAAAATATGCGCGAGATGGTTGGTGAAGAAAATGAGTAA
- the fapR gene encoding transcription factor FapR, with protein sequence MKRNRDERRTLIAQTIQQNPFITDQALSEMYEVSIQTIRLDRSQLNIPELRERVKRVAKEQYPHISSLENKDIIGDIVELEPNLFAKSLLTITPKDVFSRNNIARGHIIFAQANSLCVAMVKHGFVLTKESHINFVKPVRSGDTVVAEAKVAYHDDKYYEMTVKSYVDKEKVFEGLFKMYYISEDE encoded by the coding sequence GTGAAAAGGAATAGAGATGAAAGGCGCACATTGATAGCACAAACGATTCAACAAAATCCATTTATCACAGATCAAGCACTGAGTGAAATGTATGAAGTGAGTATACAAACGATTCGTCTTGATCGCAGTCAGCTCAATATTCCAGAATTACGTGAACGTGTCAAACGCGTCGCAAAGGAGCAATATCCACATATTAGTTCATTGGAAAATAAAGACATTATTGGTGATATTGTTGAACTGGAGCCGAATCTTTTTGCGAAATCTTTATTAACAATTACACCTAAAGATGTGTTTTCTCGTAACAATATCGCACGAGGACATATTATTTTTGCACAGGCGAATTCACTTTGTGTAGCAATGGTGAAGCATGGATTTGTTTTAACTAAGGAAAGTCATATTAACTTTGTGAAACCTGTCCGTTCGGGTGATACAGTTGTGGCAGAGGCGAAGGTTGCATATCATGATGATAAATATTATGAGATGACTGTAAAATCATATGTTGATAAAGAAAAGGTTTTTGAAGGATTGTTCAAAATGTACTATATAAGCGAGGATGAATAA
- the fabG gene encoding 3-oxoacyl-[acyl-carrier-protein] reductase translates to MTKVALVTGASRGIGRSIALQLAEEGYNVVVNYAGNQEKAEAVVAEIKDKGVDAFAIQANVANGDEVKSMIKETVQTFGSIDVLVNNAGITRDNLLMRMKEQEWDDVIDTNLKGVFNCIQKVTPQMLRQRSGRIINLTSVVGAVGNPGQINYVATKAGVIGMTKTAARELASRGITVNAVAPGFIVSDMTDALSDELKETMKGQIPLGRFGHDTDIAHTVAFLASEKASYITGQTLHVNGGMYME, encoded by the coding sequence ATGACTAAAGTAGCACTTGTAACTGGTGCATCACGTGGTATCGGTCGAAGTATCGCATTGCAATTGGCAGAAGAAGGTTATAATGTTGTAGTGAATTATGCAGGGAACCAAGAGAAGGCAGAAGCAGTTGTAGCAGAAATTAAAGATAAAGGTGTCGATGCTTTTGCTATTCAAGCCAATGTTGCTAATGGTGACGAAGTTAAATCGATGATTAAAGAAACTGTACAAACATTTGGTTCTATCGATGTGCTTGTAAATAATGCAGGCATTACACGCGACAACTTATTAATGCGTATGAAAGAGCAAGAATGGGATGATGTGATTGACACCAACTTAAAAGGTGTATTTAATTGTATTCAAAAGGTGACACCACAAATGTTAAGACAGCGCAGTGGTCGTATTATTAACTTAACAAGTGTTGTAGGTGCAGTAGGGAATCCAGGACAAATCAATTATGTCGCGACCAAAGCAGGTGTTATCGGTATGACGAAAACAGCTGCACGCGAACTGGCATCACGTGGTATTACAGTGAATGCAGTAGCGCCCGGTTTTATTGTTTCTGATATGACTGACGCATTGAGTGATGAATTAAAAGAAACAATGAAAGGACAAATTCCATTAGGTCGATTTGGTCATGATACGGACATTGCACACACAGTGGCCTTTTTGGCATCTGAAAAAGCCAGCTATATTACAGGTCAAACACTTCATGTTAACGGCGGTATGTATATGGAATAA
- a CDS encoding Asp23/Gls24 family envelope stress response protein: MALEITNDYGSIDISNEVIASVVGGKAVECYGIVGMASRQQVRDGIAEILGHENYAKGIVVRESDGILDVDMYIIVSYGVKISEVAQNVQSTVKYTLEHTLKLKVNSVNIFVQGVRFNNDGNDK, from the coding sequence ATGGCATTAGAAATTACAAATGATTATGGAAGTATAGACATTTCGAATGAAGTCATCGCATCTGTGGTAGGTGGCAAAGCAGTAGAATGTTACGGCATTGTCGGCATGGCTTCTCGTCAGCAAGTACGTGATGGAATTGCTGAAATTTTAGGTCATGAAAACTATGCAAAAGGGATTGTTGTGAGGGAAAGTGACGGTATTTTAGATGTAGATATGTATATTATCGTCAGCTATGGCGTTAAAATTTCAGAAGTTGCACAGAATGTACAATCAACAGTTAAATACACTTTAGAACATACATTAAAGTTAAAAGTAAACTCAGTTAATATATTCGTACAAGGCGTACGCTTTAACAATGACGGGAACGACAAATAG
- the rnc gene encoding ribonuclease III, with protein MTKANKKILIEAFEKRFNEKMSELGLPYDNIALYQQAFSHSSFINDFNMERSMHNERLEFLGDAVLELTVSRYLFDEYPHLPEGDLTKMRATIVCEPSLVIFATNINLNPLILLGNGEEKTGGRTRPALVSDAFEAFVGALYLDQGLEVVRQFAEQVIFPHIEDEQLMGVVDFKTKLQEYIHQKYLGQLAYHIIKEEGPAHHKQFTSEVLLNDARIATGQGRTKKESEQKAAEQAYMKMSHKE; from the coding sequence ATGACGAAAGCAAATAAAAAAATATTAATTGAAGCGTTTGAAAAAAGATTTAATGAGAAAATGAGTGAACTCGGATTACCCTATGACAATATTGCTCTATACCAGCAGGCATTTTCTCATTCGAGTTTTATTAATGATTTTAATATGGAACGTTCTATGCATAATGAACGGTTAGAATTTTTAGGAGACGCGGTATTAGAATTGACGGTATCACGCTATCTGTTTGATGAATATCCTCACTTACCGGAGGGTGATTTGACTAAAATGCGTGCAACAATTGTGTGTGAGCCCTCACTTGTAATATTTGCGACGAATATTAATTTAAATCCACTGATTTTATTAGGAAATGGTGAAGAAAAAACAGGAGGACGGACACGTCCAGCACTGGTGTCAGATGCGTTTGAAGCGTTTGTAGGAGCGCTGTATTTAGACCAAGGATTAGAAGTTGTACGTCAATTTGCAGAGCAGGTCATTTTTCCACATATTGAAGATGAGCAACTGATGGGTGTTGTGGATTTTAAGACAAAACTCCAAGAATATATTCATCAAAAATATTTAGGGCAGTTGGCATATCATATTATAAAAGAAGAAGGTCCAGCACATCATAAACAGTTTACATCAGAAGTTTTATTAAATGATGCAAGAATAGCTACTGGACAGGGAAGAACGAAGAAAGAATCAGAACAAAAGGCAGCAGAACAAGCCTATATGAAGATGTCGCATAAGGAGTAA
- the fakA gene encoding fatty acid kinase catalytic subunit FakA, producing the protein MVTKIDGKLFAEMIIQGAQNLSNNADMVDALNVYPVPDGDTGTNMNLSMTSGREEVQNHPSLHIGELGKSFSKGLLMGARGNSGVILSQIFRGFSKALEDQQDIDAKQFANSFDAGVKTAYKAVMKPVEGTILTVAKDAGQAAIDKAAETDDCLEVMTAVYQAAQQSLENTPNLLPVLKEVGVVDSGGKGLTLVYEGFLKAMKGETITAQTPKLDKEELFNDEHDFHGVINTEDIVYGYCTEMMVRFQSDKAPFDEAAFREEMSQFGDSLLVISDDEIVKVHVHTETPGEVFTFGQKFGELIKVKAENMREQHREVLRKEAANADKAATSKQETVETAIITISMGEGITELFKSMGATHIINGGQTMNPSTEDIVNVIEESGCKRAIILPNNKNIQMASKQATDIVDVEAIVVPTRTVPQGIAAMFSYDSSASLEDNAESMTAALDDVKSGSITYAVRDTTIDGINIEKGAYMGLVEDKIVVSDHKVETALEQTLTAMLDEESEILTIIAGEEATEAQTAHIVNYAESHFEDVEIEVQQGQQPIYPYLFAVE; encoded by the coding sequence ATGGTTACGAAGATTGACGGTAAACTATTTGCCGAAATGATTATACAGGGAGCACAAAACTTATCAAATAATGCTGATATGGTTGATGCATTGAACGTCTATCCAGTACCAGATGGTGATACGGGGACAAATATGAACTTATCAATGACTTCAGGGAGAGAAGAAGTACAAAATCATCCTTCACTTCATATTGGAGAATTAGGAAAGTCTTTTTCAAAAGGCTTGCTGATGGGGGCACGTGGTAATTCGGGCGTTATTTTGTCACAAATCTTTAGAGGTTTTTCTAAAGCACTAGAAGATCAACAAGATATAGACGCAAAACAGTTTGCGAACAGTTTTGATGCAGGTGTTAAAACAGCATATAAAGCGGTGATGAAGCCAGTAGAAGGTACAATTTTAACTGTTGCAAAAGACGCGGGGCAAGCAGCAATAGATAAAGCGGCAGAGACAGACGATTGTTTAGAAGTAATGACAGCTGTGTATCAGGCTGCACAACAATCGTTAGAAAATACACCTAACTTATTGCCAGTTTTAAAAGAAGTTGGCGTTGTTGATAGTGGTGGTAAAGGGTTAACACTGGTGTATGAAGGGTTTTTAAAAGCGATGAAAGGTGAAACGATCACTGCTCAGACACCTAAACTTGATAAAGAAGAATTATTTAACGATGAGCATGACTTTCACGGTGTGATTAATACGGAAGATATTGTTTATGGCTATTGTACGGAGATGATGGTTCGTTTCCAATCGGATAAAGCGCCGTTTGATGAAGCGGCATTTCGAGAAGAGATGAGTCAGTTTGGTGATTCTTTACTCGTTATTAGCGATGATGAGATTGTCAAAGTTCATGTACATACTGAAACACCGGGTGAGGTATTTACATTCGGTCAAAAATTTGGTGAACTTATTAAAGTTAAGGCTGAAAATATGCGTGAACAGCATCGTGAAGTATTGCGTAAAGAAGCAGCAAATGCAGATAAAGCTGCAACTTCAAAACAGGAAACAGTGGAAACAGCGATTATTACAATCTCAATGGGAGAGGGCATTACAGAGCTGTTTAAATCAATGGGTGCAACACATATCATTAATGGTGGCCAAACGATGAATCCATCAACAGAAGATATTGTGAATGTCATTGAGGAGAGTGGTTGCAAACGTGCAATCATTTTACCGAACAATAAAAATATCCAGATGGCGAGCAAACAAGCAACGGATATTGTCGATGTAGAAGCAATTGTTGTACCGACACGTACCGTACCACAAGGCATTGCAGCGATGTTTAGCTACGATTCGTCTGCAAGTTTGGAAGATAATGCAGAATCTATGACAGCTGCTTTAGACGATGTAAAATCAGGTTCAATAACATATGCTGTTCGTGATACGACAATTGATGGCATTAATATTGAAAAAGGTGCTTACATGGGCTTAGTGGAAGATAAAATTGTTGTAAGTGATCACAAAGTAGAAACAGCATTAGAACAAACATTGACAGCAATGTTAGACGAAGAAAGTGAAATTTTAACAATTATTGCGGGTGAGGAAGCAACAGAGGCTCAAACAGCGCATATTGTTAACTATGCTGAATCACACTTTGAAGATGTAGAAATTGAAGTACAACAAGGTCAACAACCTATTTATCCTTATTTGTTTGCTGTCGAATAA
- the fabD gene encoding ACP S-malonyltransferase: protein MSKTVFMFPGQGAQKVGMAEDLYQHDKSATAILDIAQDALDFDLLGMMFKDPEQQLSQTENTQPALLAHSMALYAAMGKPQGDYVIGHSLGEYSSLVANGVLHFEDAIKIVRRRGELMAQAFPSGVGSMAAVLGLTLEEVRDICTQVSTESVQVEPANINCPGQIVVSGHSEAIEQLVQRGKALGAKRVIPLQVSGPFHASMMRVIEQDFSTYINQFDWHDAQVPVVQNYHAQGETDATIIQQNMIKQLYSPVQFIDSIEWLIEQGATHFVEIGPNKVLSGLVKKINRDVKITSIQTLEDVKEWMAND from the coding sequence ATGAGTAAAACGGTCTTCATGTTTCCCGGTCAAGGTGCACAAAAGGTAGGAATGGCAGAAGATTTATATCAACATGATAAATCAGCAACAGCCATATTAGATATTGCACAAGATGCTCTAGATTTTGATCTCCTAGGTATGATGTTTAAAGATCCAGAACAACAATTATCTCAAACTGAAAACACACAACCTGCACTATTGGCACATAGTATGGCGTTATATGCTGCTATGGGTAAACCTCAAGGAGACTATGTGATAGGACATAGCTTAGGTGAATATTCAAGTCTTGTTGCTAATGGTGTACTACATTTTGAAGATGCTATTAAAATTGTGCGTCGTCGTGGTGAGTTAATGGCGCAAGCTTTTCCGAGTGGTGTTGGAAGTATGGCAGCAGTACTTGGGCTGACACTTGAGGAAGTGCGTGATATTTGTACGCAAGTTTCAACAGAAAGCGTGCAAGTAGAGCCAGCAAATATAAATTGTCCGGGACAGATTGTTGTATCGGGGCATAGTGAAGCGATAGAGCAACTCGTACAACGAGGAAAAGCGTTGGGGGCTAAGCGTGTGATACCTTTACAAGTTTCTGGACCCTTTCATGCATCAATGATGAGAGTCATTGAGCAAGATTTTTCAACATATATCAATCAATTTGATTGGCATGATGCACAAGTACCTGTTGTACAAAATTATCATGCACAAGGTGAAACAGATGCAACGATTATTCAGCAAAATATGATTAAGCAACTTTATTCACCTGTGCAATTTATCGATTCTATCGAGTGGCTTATAGAGCAAGGTGCCACACACTTTGTAGAAATAGGACCAAACAAAGTATTATCTGGTCTTGTTAAAAAAATCAATAGAGATGTAAAAATAACTTCGATTCAAACACTCGAAGATGTAAAGGAATGGATGGCAAATGACTAA
- the sdaAA gene encoding L-serine ammonia-lyase, iron-sulfur-dependent, subunit alpha, producing MFKNVRELIAKCEAENKAIYEVMLEQEMAVTGLTQEEVYQYMDRNLTTMENAVEEGLAGVTSKTGLTGGDAVLMKQYIASGRALAGDLVLDAVSKAVATNEVNAAMGKICATPTAGSAGVVPGVLFSLKERLNLTRQDMLHFLLTAGAFGFVVANNASISGAAGGCQAEVGSASAMAAAAIVEASGGTPQQSAEGFAICLKNMLGLVCDPVAGLVEVPCVKRNAAGASNAIVSADMALAGITSRIPTDEVIDAMYRIGQTMPSALRETGRGGLAGTETGQRLKQQIFGD from the coding sequence ATGTTTAAAAATGTTAGAGAACTTATTGCAAAATGTGAAGCAGAAAATAAAGCGATTTATGAAGTGATGTTAGAGCAAGAAATGGCTGTAACAGGCTTAACACAAGAAGAAGTATATCAGTACATGGATCGCAACTTGACAACAATGGAAAACGCAGTAGAAGAAGGTTTAGCAGGTGTTACCTCTAAAACAGGCTTAACAGGTGGCGATGCGGTACTGATGAAACAGTATATCGCTAGTGGACGTGCGTTAGCAGGAGATTTAGTACTAGATGCAGTGAGCAAGGCAGTGGCTACGAATGAAGTGAATGCTGCTATGGGTAAAATTTGTGCGACACCAACAGCAGGTTCTGCCGGTGTGGTCCCGGGTGTACTATTCTCTCTTAAAGAAAGATTGAATTTGACAAGACAGGATATGTTGCATTTTTTATTAACAGCAGGTGCATTTGGTTTTGTTGTTGCTAACAATGCTTCTATTTCTGGTGCAGCGGGAGGTTGTCAAGCAGAAGTCGGATCTGCTAGTGCAATGGCTGCTGCTGCAATAGTAGAAGCATCAGGCGGAACACCTCAACAATCGGCAGAAGGCTTTGCGATTTGCTTGAAAAATATGTTAGGTCTTGTATGTGATCCAGTCGCTGGTTTAGTCGAAGTCCCATGTGTAAAACGCAATGCAGCGGGTGCATCCAATGCCATTGTATCAGCAGACATGGCACTTGCTGGTATCACATCACGTATACCTACGGATGAAGTGATTGATGCTATGTATCGTATTGGTCAAACAATGCCTTCAGCACTGCGTGAAACGGGTCGTGGCGGTTTAGCTGGTACAGAAACAGGTCAACGCTTAAAACAACAAATATTTGGTGATTAA
- the sdaAB gene encoding L-serine ammonia-lyase, iron-sulfur-dependent subunit beta, with the protein MKFKSVFDIIGPTMVGPSSSHTAGAVRIGLVARALFGGQPTHADIYLYGSFMETYKGHGTDVALVGGLLGYDTDDSRIESSLETAKTLGMRVNFIEMDEERSHPNTAIIDMMDGDTHISVEGISIGGGKIEIVAINGFPITVSGNYPTLLVFHKDTFGTIGKVANILGDHSINVGSMHVARKEKGDQALMTCELDDHVSEVVIHQIRQVPGVVTVSLMGDD; encoded by the coding sequence ATGAAGTTTAAAAGTGTTTTTGATATTATAGGACCTACAATGGTAGGACCATCGTCATCTCATACTGCAGGCGCTGTACGTATAGGGCTAGTTGCAAGAGCTTTATTTGGAGGACAGCCTACGCATGCTGATATTTATCTTTATGGTTCTTTTATGGAAACATATAAAGGACATGGTACGGATGTTGCGCTTGTAGGCGGATTGCTGGGTTATGATACAGATGATAGCCGTATTGAATCCAGTTTAGAAACTGCAAAAACGCTTGGTATGAGAGTGAACTTTATTGAAATGGACGAAGAGCGTAGCCATCCTAATACAGCGATTATTGATATGATGGATGGAGATACACATATTTCAGTGGAAGGTATATCTATTGGTGGAGGGAAGATAGAAATCGTAGCCATTAATGGTTTTCCTATCACTGTAAGTGGCAATTATCCAACACTTCTCGTCTTTCATAAAGATACATTTGGTACGATTGGTAAAGTGGCTAATATTTTAGGTGATCATAGCATTAATGTTGGAAGTATGCATGTTGCACGCAAAGAAAAAGGGGATCAAGCGCTGATGACATGCGAGTTAGATGATCATGTAAGTGAAGTGGTGATTCATCAAATCCGTCAAGTTCCTGGTGTAGTGACGGTATCATTAATGGGAGACGATTAG
- a CDS encoding acyl carrier protein, protein MENFDKVKDIIVDRLGVDAEKVTEGASFKDDLGADSLDIAELVMELEDEFGTEIPDEEAEKINTVGDAVNYINTLEK, encoded by the coding sequence ATGGAAAATTTCGATAAAGTTAAAGACATCATCGTTGACCGTTTAGGCGTAGATGCTGAAAAGGTCACTGAAGGTGCATCATTCAAAGACGACTTAGGTGCGGATTCACTTGATATTGCTGAATTAGTAATGGAATTAGAAGATGAATTTGGCACTGAAATTCCGGACGAAGAAGCGGAAAAAATCAATACAGTTGGAGACGCTGTTAATTACATTAATACACTTGAAAAATAA